The proteins below are encoded in one region of Sphingobacterium sp. R2:
- the ccoS gene encoding cbb3-type cytochrome oxidase assembly protein CcoS, whose translation MEIMYILIGCSVLLALIFLCAFFWANKTGQHNDTYTPAVRILFDDEMTEGEEKIG comes from the coding sequence ATGGAAATAATGTATATTTTGATTGGTTGTAGTGTTTTGCTGGCTTTAATTTTCCTATGTGCTTTTTTCTGGGCCAATAAAACCGGTCAGCATAACGATACCTATACACCTGCTGTTCGGATTCTTTTTGATGATGAAATGACAGAAGGAGAAGAAAAAATAGGGTGA
- a CDS encoding SDR family oxidoreductase gives MHNNPFSLKDKVVVITGGTGILGEAFVEALAEAEAKVAILGRNGQIGVERVQQVESLGGEAIFVEVDIMNEQDVNRAKDEILQKWGRIDALVNAVGGNIPGATIGADQDLFSSNIQDTIKAIELNLYGTMIPTHIIGRVIAESGKGVIINISSLTASRPFTRVLGYTVAKHGIDGYTKWMATELAQRYGDQVRVNAIAPGVFLTKQNKNLLINPDGTHSDRTKRILNATPYNRLGDPRELKGTLIYLLSDASAFVTGETVFVDGGFNAWCGV, from the coding sequence ATGCATAATAATCCATTTTCATTAAAAGATAAGGTAGTTGTAATTACGGGCGGTACAGGAATTTTAGGTGAGGCATTTGTGGAGGCATTAGCCGAGGCAGAGGCCAAGGTGGCAATCCTGGGACGTAATGGACAGATCGGTGTAGAGCGTGTTCAGCAAGTAGAGTCTCTAGGGGGTGAAGCTATATTTGTGGAAGTCGACATCATGAACGAGCAGGATGTCAACAGGGCGAAAGATGAAATTTTGCAAAAATGGGGGAGAATAGATGCTTTAGTTAACGCGGTTGGAGGTAATATTCCAGGTGCAACAATCGGTGCTGATCAAGACCTGTTTTCCAGCAATATTCAGGATACCATTAAAGCAATTGAGCTTAACCTGTATGGTACGATGATTCCTACACATATTATTGGCCGGGTGATTGCAGAAAGCGGAAAGGGTGTCATTATTAATATATCTTCTCTAACTGCTAGTCGTCCATTCACCCGTGTTTTGGGCTATACCGTAGCAAAACATGGAATCGATGGCTATACAAAGTGGATGGCAACAGAACTTGCGCAGCGTTATGGTGATCAGGTTCGTGTCAATGCAATTGCGCCCGGAGTATTCTTAACCAAGCAAAACAAAAACTTATTGATCAATCCAGACGGTACGCATAGCGATCGTACTAAACGTATCCTTAATGCAACACCCTACAATCGCTTGGGTGACCCGCGTGAGCTAAAAGGGACTTTAATCTATTTATTGAGCGATGCATCAGCTTTTGTGACAGGCGAAACCGTTTTTGTAGATGGCGGTTTTAATGCATGGTGCGGTGTATAA
- the uxuA gene encoding mannonate dehydratase: protein MRKLEQTWRWYGPNDPVSLQDIKQAGATGIVTALHHIPHGEVWPLADIQERKRIIEEAGLTWSVVESVTVHEEIKTKGAKVDEYLQKYNTTLVNLAKCGIKTICYNFMPVLDWTRTQLDLTMADGSKALYFDWIDLALFDIFILKRDEARSAYPEAVVKQATLRYDEISEQQKQELANVVLMGIPGEKSVELDALKASLNTYKHIGKDGLRSNLIYFLQGIASTCEENGICMTIHPDDPPYPILGLPRIASSGEDFDYFLHAVPQQFNGVCFCTGSLGASQTNDLPAILEKIKGRVNFVHLRNVKKDAIGSFYEADHLDGDVNMYKIMKILVAENQVRSIAIPFRPDHGHQMLDDLNKVTNPGYSAIGRLRGLAELRGLEYGIIGE, encoded by the coding sequence ATGAGAAAACTAGAACAAACATGGCGTTGGTATGGACCAAATGACCCCGTATCTTTACAGGATATCAAACAGGCTGGAGCAACTGGTATTGTGACAGCCCTACATCACATTCCACACGGTGAGGTATGGCCACTTGCGGATATTCAAGAAAGGAAACGCATTATTGAAGAAGCTGGCCTTACTTGGTCTGTGGTGGAAAGTGTGACGGTACATGAGGAGATTAAGACAAAAGGGGCGAAGGTGGATGAGTATCTTCAAAAATATAACACGACGTTAGTTAATCTGGCGAAATGCGGTATCAAGACGATTTGCTATAACTTTATGCCCGTGCTGGATTGGACACGTACTCAATTGGATTTAACCATGGCCGATGGTTCAAAAGCCTTATATTTTGACTGGATTGATCTGGCTCTCTTTGATATATTTATATTAAAACGTGATGAAGCTAGGTCAGCATATCCAGAAGCTGTTGTCAAACAGGCGACTTTACGTTATGATGAAATTTCTGAACAACAAAAGCAGGAATTGGCAAATGTTGTTTTAATGGGAATCCCCGGAGAAAAAAGTGTGGAATTGGACGCATTAAAAGCCAGCCTTAATACCTATAAACATATTGGAAAAGACGGCCTACGCAGTAATTTAATTTATTTCCTTCAGGGGATTGCATCAACTTGTGAGGAAAACGGTATATGTATGACTATCCATCCGGATGATCCACCATATCCTATTTTAGGTTTACCCCGCATTGCCAGTAGCGGCGAAGATTTTGACTACTTTCTGCATGCAGTTCCGCAGCAATTTAATGGTGTTTGTTTTTGCACAGGATCGTTGGGTGCCAGTCAGACGAACGATTTGCCCGCTATCCTAGAAAAAATTAAAGGGCGTGTAAACTTCGTTCACTTACGTAATGTGAAGAAGGATGCGATCGGGAGTTTTTATGAAGCAGACCATTTGGATGGTGATGTCAATATGTATAAAATTATGAAGATATTGGTTGCTGAAAACCAAGTGAGGTCGATAGCTATTCCATTCAGGCCAGATCATGGTCATCAGATGCTGGATGACCTAAATAAGGTGACAAATCCAGGATACTCTGCGATAGGAAGACTGAGAGGGCTAGCTGAATTGCGGGGTTTAGAATATGGTATTATTGGTGAATGA
- a CDS encoding LacI family DNA-binding transcriptional regulator, with amino-acid sequence MSRTTLKDIALALNISVSTVSKALSDSYEISEATKKIVQEYAKKHNFQPNKLARSLKIGKSNTIGVIVSNISNTFVSQILDGIQIASQQTVYDVIFMQSREDERIEKNCIDVLRMRGIDGLMIAPVSSDSNIEELKALIKSQIPVVIFDRINHQLDTFKVGVNNFQGAYNATKHLTERGKKSILHITGKNLGVATERLNGFKSALSDAGIPFDNKHYIECSLNHTKDIDQTIRKVLLKEYIENENIDAIFGATDVITTRTLGILADLQIQVPAEVAVIGFSNTQIAASLNPALSTVVQPAIEIGELATNKLIATINQTRPIHEFETIELPTQLIIRKSSL; translated from the coding sequence ATGAGCAGAACTACCCTGAAAGATATAGCATTAGCACTCAATATTTCTGTCTCTACGGTTTCAAAAGCACTATCAGACAGTTATGAGATAAGTGAGGCCACTAAAAAGATCGTTCAGGAATACGCCAAAAAGCATAACTTCCAACCAAATAAGTTAGCAAGGAGTTTAAAAATAGGGAAGTCAAACACCATAGGAGTTATCGTTTCCAATATCAGCAATACATTCGTTTCTCAAATTCTGGACGGAATCCAAATAGCCTCTCAGCAAACGGTGTATGATGTTATTTTCATGCAAAGCCGGGAAGATGAACGTATAGAGAAAAATTGTATTGACGTCTTACGTATGCGTGGAATTGATGGCTTAATGATAGCTCCGGTATCCTCCGATTCAAATATAGAAGAACTAAAAGCACTGATAAAATCTCAGATACCAGTTGTTATCTTTGATCGTATCAACCACCAGCTTGATACCTTCAAAGTAGGTGTCAATAATTTTCAAGGCGCCTACAATGCCACGAAGCATCTGACCGAGCGGGGTAAAAAAAGTATATTGCATATTACGGGAAAGAATTTGGGTGTGGCAACCGAACGGCTAAATGGCTTTAAATCTGCTTTATCAGACGCGGGAATTCCTTTTGACAATAAGCACTATATTGAATGTAGTTTAAATCATACCAAAGATATAGACCAAACAATTAGAAAAGTTTTGCTTAAAGAATATATTGAAAACGAAAATATCGATGCTATTTTCGGTGCTACAGATGTTATTACAACCCGGACGCTGGGTATTTTGGCCGATCTTCAGATTCAAGTTCCTGCTGAGGTGGCTGTAATTGGCTTCTCAAATACACAAATTGCAGCATCTTTAAATCCGGCACTATCCACAGTTGTACAGCCGGCAATAGAAATCGGGGAACTAGCGACAAACAAATTAATCGCTACCATTAACCAAACGAGACCAATACATGAATTTGAAACGATTGAACTCCCCACACAGCTTATTATTCGCAAATCTTCCCTATAA
- the ccoN gene encoding cytochrome-c oxidase, cbb3-type subunit I, which yields MQLEQFNYDNKIVRNFGIATIIWGIVGMTIGLLVATQLVWPQMNFGLQFTTFGRVRPVHTNAVIFAFVGNGIFMGVYYSLQRVLKARMFSDALSKLHFWGWQLIIVASAITLPLGLTSSHEYAEMEWPIDIAITLIWVVFGINMFGTIIKRRERHMYVAVWFYIATFVTVAVLHIVNSIQLPVAGWKSYYVYKGVQDALVQWWYGHNAVAFFLTTPYLGMMYYFLPKMANRPVYSYKLSILHFWSLIFIYIWAGPHHLLYTALPGWVQSLGVVFSIMLIAPSWGGMINGLLTLRGAWDKVRTEPMLKFMVVALTCYGMATFEGPMLSLKQVNAIAHFTDWIVAHVHVGALGWNGFMTFGILYWLIPRIYKTELYSKKLASTHFWIGTLGILFYAIPMYWAAVVQGLMWKEFTPEGVLKYPNFLATTLEILPMHMMRALGGALYLSGVFLMTFNLIKTMKGGKLLANEPAEAPALLPVQVNEQSQHRRLERKPILFMVLALIAILIGGMVEMVPTFTISKNVPTIASVKPYTALELQGRDLYVREGCVNCHTQTIRPFRSETARYGEYSKAGEFVYDTPFLWGSKRTGPDLHRIGGKYPNKWHFDHLMDPTITSPGSIMPTYPWLIDQKLDNSILQDKMKALRKLGIPYTDAEIEHAEQDLTKQAQKIADDLKQNQVNVLADREIVAVIAYLQRLGTDIKAAPKVADNTINANQ from the coding sequence ATGCAGTTAGAGCAATTTAATTACGACAATAAGATTGTCAGAAATTTCGGAATCGCTACCATTATTTGGGGGATAGTTGGTATGACCATAGGATTGCTTGTGGCGACTCAGCTTGTTTGGCCTCAGATGAACTTTGGATTGCAATTTACAACATTTGGCCGTGTACGTCCTGTACATACCAATGCGGTGATTTTTGCTTTCGTAGGGAATGGTATTTTTATGGGAGTTTATTACTCCTTACAGCGGGTGCTTAAAGCAAGAATGTTCAGTGATGCTTTGAGTAAGCTCCATTTTTGGGGTTGGCAATTAATTATTGTTGCCTCGGCTATCACACTCCCACTCGGTCTTACTTCAAGCCATGAGTATGCCGAAATGGAATGGCCTATTGATATCGCTATCACCCTTATTTGGGTTGTATTTGGTATCAATATGTTCGGCACTATTATCAAACGACGCGAACGTCATATGTATGTCGCAGTTTGGTTTTATATCGCCACATTTGTTACGGTCGCTGTTTTGCACATTGTCAACTCCATTCAATTGCCTGTAGCGGGCTGGAAAAGTTACTATGTGTACAAAGGTGTACAGGATGCGCTGGTACAATGGTGGTATGGTCACAATGCAGTTGCTTTTTTCTTGACAACTCCTTATTTGGGAATGATGTATTATTTCCTTCCTAAGATGGCCAACCGTCCAGTTTACTCTTACAAGTTAAGTATTCTTCACTTTTGGTCTTTAATCTTTATTTATATCTGGGCAGGTCCTCACCATTTGCTCTATACGGCGCTACCGGGTTGGGTACAGTCTTTAGGGGTTGTATTCTCCATTATGTTGATTGCTCCGAGTTGGGGCGGTATGATCAATGGCTTGTTGACCTTACGTGGTGCCTGGGATAAGGTACGTACAGAGCCTATGTTAAAATTCATGGTCGTGGCACTTACCTGTTATGGGATGGCAACTTTCGAGGGGCCTATGTTATCCTTGAAACAAGTTAATGCAATTGCTCACTTTACCGATTGGATTGTAGCACACGTACACGTGGGGGCATTGGGATGGAACGGATTTATGACATTCGGAATTTTGTACTGGTTGATCCCTCGTATTTATAAAACAGAACTCTACTCTAAAAAACTGGCATCAACTCACTTCTGGATTGGTACACTGGGTATTTTGTTCTATGCAATCCCAATGTATTGGGCAGCTGTAGTGCAAGGTTTGATGTGGAAAGAATTCACACCAGAGGGCGTTTTGAAATATCCGAACTTCCTTGCGACGACATTAGAAATTCTGCCGATGCACATGATGCGTGCGTTAGGTGGGGCTCTTTATCTGTCTGGTGTGTTCTTGATGACGTTCAACTTGATCAAAACGATGAAAGGCGGAAAGCTTCTGGCCAATGAACCAGCGGAAGCCCCTGCATTATTGCCGGTTCAGGTAAACGAACAGTCTCAACACCGTCGCCTTGAACGCAAGCCAATTTTATTTATGGTGTTAGCGCTAATTGCCATCCTTATCGGAGGTATGGTCGAGATGGTACCGACGTTTACAATTTCTAAGAACGTTCCCACAATTGCTAGTGTGAAACCTTACACAGCATTGGAATTGCAAGGACGGGATCTGTATGTTAGAGAAGGCTGCGTGAATTGTCATACACAGACGATCCGTCCGTTTAGGTCAGAAACAGCGCGATATGGTGAATACAGTAAAGCTGGTGAGTTTGTGTACGATACACCGTTTTTATGGGGCTCGAAGCGGACTGGACCGGATCTGCACCGGATCGGAGGGAAATATCCGAACAAATGGCACTTTGACCACTTGATGGATCCAACAATTACTTCTCCTGGAAGTATCATGCCAACTTATCCATGGCTGATCGATCAGAAATTGGACAATTCTATTCTGCAGGATAAAATGAAAGCATTGCGCAAATTGGGTATTCCATATACCGATGCTGAAATTGAACATGCTGAACAGGATCTTACTAAGCAAGCGCAAAAAATTGCTGATGATCTGAAACAAAATCAAGTGAATGTGCTAGCTGATCGTGAGATTGTAGCCGTAATTGCATACTTGCAGCGACTTGGAACAGATATAAAAGCAGCGCCGAAGGTAGCTGATAATACTATTAACGCAAATCAATAA
- a CDS encoding cbb3-type cytochrome c oxidase N-terminal domain-containing protein produces the protein MSLLLDTAPATAEVVQSTIGFGTDNLYTDILIIVLIVVMLALLASALMVNRAMKSIIKITMPELANEEKLKKAANKGWMKRSWNKIMGIRPISEEKDIVIDHEYDGIRELDNPIPIWFNFLFYGTIFFGLVYLFVYQVSGIGMNQDQEYEHEMVIAEKERQAYLTASASNVDESSVEFQPELAADGKAIFTANCVACHGGSGEGGIGPNLTDKFWLHGGEIKDIFKTIKYGVPDKGMVPWEQTLSPAQIAQVASYIVTLRDTNPANPKAPQGEEVNYGGGQAASGDKSAEEGKTDQAETEKKAD, from the coding sequence ATGAGTTTATTATTGGATACTGCACCGGCTACCGCAGAAGTTGTTCAATCTACGATAGGATTTGGTACAGATAATTTATACACAGATATCTTAATTATCGTATTGATCGTTGTGATGCTGGCTCTCCTCGCTTCGGCATTGATGGTCAATCGTGCGATGAAATCCATTATTAAGATTACCATGCCTGAATTGGCCAACGAGGAAAAACTCAAGAAGGCAGCAAACAAGGGTTGGATGAAAAGGTCATGGAACAAGATCATGGGGATCAGACCGATTTCAGAAGAGAAAGATATTGTCATAGACCATGAGTATGACGGTATTCGCGAATTAGATAATCCGATTCCAATATGGTTTAATTTCCTCTTTTACGGAACAATCTTTTTTGGTCTTGTTTACTTATTCGTTTATCAGGTTTCTGGTATAGGAATGAACCAAGATCAGGAATATGAACATGAAATGGTCATTGCTGAGAAAGAACGTCAGGCTTATCTGACAGCTTCAGCGAGTAACGTAGATGAAAGTAGCGTGGAGTTTCAGCCGGAATTGGCCGCCGATGGGAAAGCTATCTTTACGGCAAACTGCGTGGCATGCCACGGTGGAAGCGGTGAAGGTGGTATCGGACCGAACTTGACCGATAAGTTTTGGTTACATGGTGGTGAAATAAAAGATATCTTCAAAACCATTAAATATGGCGTTCCTGATAAAGGAATGGTGCCTTGGGAACAAACTTTGAGCCCTGCTCAAATTGCCCAGGTGGCGAGTTATATTGTCACATTAAGGGATACTAACCCTGCTAATCCAAAAGCTCCGCAAGGTGAAGAGGTTAACTATGGTGGTGGGCAGGCAGCAAGTGGAGATAAATCAGCAGAAGAAGGTAAAACAGATCAAGCTGAAACAGAAAAAAAAGCGGACTAA
- the ccoG gene encoding cytochrome c oxidase accessory protein CcoG, producing the protein MSTVVLNNANNGRSKSKKRQWIYAKKPQGQLYKKRQWVGYSLLLFLFVAPFIKINGEPFLMFNIIDRKFSILGNLFYPQDLYIFVFGMLIVMVCVVLFTVVFGRVWCGWTCPQTIFMELIFRRIEYWIEGDWQQQKKLDAGPNTDQKQFKKLLKHSIFLIISFFISNIFLSYIIGVDALLKIITDPLDQHIGGLISITIFTLVFYGVFAYVREIVCIAICPYGRLQGVLLDDQSITVAYDHRRGEPRGKYQKDVMTPQGDCVDCKLCVHVCPTGIDIRKGLQLECVSCTACIDACDAVMDKIGKPKKLIGFYPMGEIEGTLKKKNNTRTIAYSIVLVALMTVFCFLLFNRSQVDGRLLRAKGSTYQLRDDKTISNLYSLELINKSGKEMPFKLVCDDPRLKIQLVNPIQKLDKDGHATMSFFLIIANKDVETYKSDVKLAIYSGDKKVESLKTTFIAPPGMN; encoded by the coding sequence ATGAGTACAGTAGTATTGAATAATGCCAATAATGGTCGATCTAAGTCAAAAAAGAGACAATGGATTTATGCCAAGAAACCGCAGGGACAACTTTACAAAAAGAGACAGTGGGTTGGATATTCACTGCTACTGTTCTTATTTGTCGCTCCTTTTATCAAAATAAATGGCGAACCGTTTTTAATGTTTAACATTATTGACCGGAAATTCTCCATCTTAGGAAATCTTTTCTATCCGCAAGATCTTTACATATTCGTATTTGGCATGTTGATCGTGATGGTATGTGTGGTTTTGTTTACTGTTGTCTTTGGACGGGTATGGTGTGGGTGGACTTGCCCTCAGACCATTTTTATGGAATTGATATTTAGAAGGATCGAGTATTGGATTGAAGGTGATTGGCAACAGCAAAAAAAATTGGATGCAGGTCCGAATACCGATCAAAAGCAGTTTAAGAAATTGTTGAAACATAGCATTTTTTTGATCATATCGTTTTTCATCTCCAATATCTTTCTATCTTACATTATCGGTGTCGATGCTTTGTTAAAGATTATCACTGATCCGCTGGATCAACATATTGGTGGTCTTATCTCAATCACAATATTTACATTAGTTTTCTATGGTGTCTTTGCATATGTTAGAGAAATTGTATGTATAGCAATCTGCCCATACGGACGATTGCAAGGAGTACTCTTGGATGATCAGAGTATTACCGTTGCTTATGATCATAGACGTGGAGAACCTAGAGGAAAATATCAAAAGGATGTCATGACACCTCAGGGTGATTGTGTGGACTGCAAGCTCTGTGTCCATGTATGTCCTACAGGAATCGATATTCGAAAAGGCTTGCAATTGGAATGCGTAAGTTGTACGGCATGTATCGACGCCTGTGATGCTGTCATGGACAAAATCGGAAAGCCTAAAAAGTTAATTGGCTTTTATCCAATGGGCGAGATCGAGGGTACGCTCAAGAAAAAAAACAATACGAGAACGATAGCTTACTCCATCGTGCTGGTCGCTCTAATGACTGTCTTTTGTTTTCTATTGTTCAATCGTTCTCAGGTGGATGGAAGGTTACTCCGTGCAAAGGGAAGTACTTACCAGCTTCGTGACGATAAGACAATAAGCAACTTGTATTCTTTGGAATTGATCAATAAGTCTGGCAAAGAAATGCCTTTCAAGCTGGTCTGCGATGATCCTCGTTTAAAGATTCAGCTGGTTAACCCTATCCAAAAATTAGATAAAGATGGGCACGCAACTATGAGTTTTTTTCTCATTATCGCGAATAAAGACGTGGAGACTTATAAAAGTGATGTAAAATTAGCGATCTATTCGGGTGATAAGAAAGTGGAAAGTTTAAAAACTACTTTTATAGCGCCTCCCGGTATGAATTAA
- a CDS encoding FixH family protein, producing MNWGTKIFLTLAVFMLCIVGAGVYMVSHDSDSLEEDDYYEQGLNYDQAYDKKQNVLTMKESPTVEIRKDTLYIHFVSKENKGKLVFRKPSDNRLDRELPFQTTGNLYTLPISTFDKGMWNLYIDWKSAGKDFLFEEHILF from the coding sequence ATGAATTGGGGTACAAAAATTTTTTTAACCTTGGCGGTATTTATGTTGTGCATAGTCGGAGCAGGTGTCTATATGGTAAGCCATGACTCGGATAGTCTGGAGGAAGATGATTACTACGAACAGGGACTGAATTATGACCAAGCGTACGATAAAAAGCAGAATGTATTGACTATGAAGGAATCTCCGACTGTCGAAATCAGGAAAGACACCTTGTATATTCATTTTGTCTCCAAAGAAAACAAAGGGAAATTGGTTTTTCGAAAGCCTTCTGACAATCGATTGGATAGAGAATTACCGTTTCAGACGACAGGTAATCTCTATACCCTTCCAATCTCCACGTTCGATAAAGGAATGTGGAACCTCTATATTGACTGGAAAAGTGCGGGTAAAGATTTTCTGTTTGAAGAGCATATTTTATTTTAG
- a CDS encoding sulfite exporter TauE/SafE family protein: MSYTYFAFFMGLFGSIHCAVMCGPLIFAIEGRQGLGWTVFLNKILYQSGRVLTYGCLGLLLGTIGTFAQIQGWQRSLSWATGIILIGIALFQLVGKHNKTIASWQTKAVQPIVRLLSKWLYKPGGSFIAGVLNGLLPCGMVYMALMSSINADSPLQSFFFMLCFGLGTIPLLFLFSFLGNFSKSFKIGFSKWVPFLYFLLGIWFVLRGANLDIPYLSPFIHVEGAINCV; the protein is encoded by the coding sequence ATGAGCTATACTTATTTTGCTTTTTTCATGGGATTGTTTGGCAGTATACATTGTGCGGTAATGTGTGGTCCACTGATTTTTGCCATAGAAGGGAGACAGGGGTTGGGTTGGACAGTTTTCCTAAATAAAATATTATATCAATCCGGTAGGGTACTGACCTATGGTTGTTTGGGGCTGTTACTCGGTACGATAGGGACATTTGCACAAATTCAAGGTTGGCAGCGCAGCTTGAGCTGGGCCACAGGCATTATACTGATAGGAATTGCTTTGTTTCAGCTAGTCGGTAAGCATAACAAAACGATTGCCAGCTGGCAGACCAAAGCTGTGCAGCCTATTGTACGGTTGTTGTCTAAGTGGTTGTATAAGCCAGGGGGTAGCTTTATAGCTGGTGTGTTGAATGGATTATTACCCTGTGGCATGGTCTACATGGCACTCATGTCTTCCATCAATGCGGATAGTCCACTCCAAAGTTTTTTCTTTATGTTATGTTTTGGTTTGGGAACTATACCGTTGTTGTTTCTCTTTTCTTTTCTTGGAAATTTTTCCAAATCCTTCAAAATTGGATTTTCAAAGTGGGTACCTTTTCTATATTTCTTGTTGGGAATATGGTTTGTACTTCGTGGTGCCAATTTAGATATTCCCTATTTAAGTCCATTTATTCATGTTGAGGGTGCAATAAACTGTGTTTAA
- the cls gene encoding cardiolipin synthase: MEVLHHILQIILQYYWIPLLILYIGVIGTILIENRNPSKTIAWIMVIVFLPGIGLLSYYFFGQKFKKVKRMKRVYREQSKKLLDAWRKESEIMEEHIDTLNERIGSLAMVFRYLKNQKISTFSLNNEVTLFINGEEKFPVLIDRLKAAEHSIHMEYYIWEMDEIGCEILHILEEKAKNGVTVRLILDSFGAPDVIKYLRRNKPNFEFQAFLPVTFSSLANSNYRNHRKIVVIDGKIGFVGGINISDRYINNGKNEIYWRDTAMMVIGAAVNTLQIQFWNSWNQTEAESFELGRGYLNRFPLTNEDASGVGFTASDPGSPAPFNMEAIIAGINEAKEYVQLCTPYFIPSDQLTTALMLAVSSGVRVDLMLPAKSDSYFVQHASFSFIKPLLERGVNVYLYKKGFLHAKTVCIDGKLAYIGTTNLDIRSFYINFEISGIISDKALCDRLNAQFLADIEFSDLITIRSWMQRSRWKRGVDSICRLLAPLL, from the coding sequence ATGGAGGTACTTCATCATATCTTACAAATAATATTACAATATTATTGGATCCCTTTACTGATTCTTTACATTGGTGTAATTGGGACCATCTTGATCGAAAACCGTAATCCATCCAAGACTATTGCCTGGATTATGGTCATTGTGTTTTTGCCCGGCATTGGTTTACTTAGTTACTATTTCTTTGGACAAAAATTTAAGAAGGTCAAAAGAATGAAACGGGTATACCGTGAGCAGTCTAAAAAGCTATTGGATGCTTGGCGTAAGGAATCCGAAATTATGGAGGAACATATTGATACGTTAAATGAGCGTATCGGAAGTTTAGCTATGGTGTTTCGATACCTCAAAAACCAAAAAATATCTACCTTTTCCCTGAATAACGAGGTGACGCTATTTATCAATGGGGAAGAAAAGTTTCCTGTCCTTATCGACCGGCTTAAAGCAGCCGAGCATTCCATCCATATGGAATATTACATTTGGGAAATGGATGAAATAGGCTGTGAAATTTTGCATATTTTAGAAGAAAAAGCAAAAAATGGTGTCACTGTGCGTCTAATATTAGACAGTTTTGGTGCGCCCGATGTAATTAAATATTTGCGACGGAATAAACCTAATTTTGAATTTCAAGCCTTTCTTCCTGTTACTTTTAGCTCTTTGGCAAATAGTAACTACAGAAATCACCGTAAGATCGTGGTTATAGATGGCAAGATCGGCTTTGTTGGTGGGATCAATATTTCGGATCGATATATCAATAACGGAAAGAATGAGATTTACTGGCGGGATACGGCGATGATGGTAATCGGCGCAGCAGTAAATACCTTACAGATACAGTTTTGGAATAGCTGGAATCAGACAGAAGCGGAATCTTTTGAACTCGGGCGGGGTTATTTAAATCGATTTCCATTAACCAATGAAGATGCCAGCGGAGTAGGGTTCACAGCGAGTGATCCCGGATCGCCAGCACCATTCAATATGGAAGCAATTATTGCCGGTATAAATGAAGCTAAAGAGTATGTACAGTTGTGTACTCCATATTTTATTCCAAGCGATCAATTGACAACTGCTTTAATGTTGGCTGTTTCGTCGGGTGTTCGTGTGGATTTGATGTTGCCGGCCAAGTCTGATTCGTATTTCGTCCAACACGCTTCTTTTTCATTTATCAAACCGCTACTGGAAAGAGGAGTTAATGTTTACCTCTATAAAAAAGGGTTTCTCCATGCTAAAACGGTCTGCATTGATGGAAAGCTGGCTTATATTGGTACGACAAACCTGGATATCAGGAGTTTTTATATCAATTTCGAAATTTCAGGAATTATCTCGGATAAAGCACTCTGTGACCGTCTGAATGCACAGTTTTTGGCTGATATTGAATTTTCAGATCTGATTACAATTCGAAGTTGGATGCAGCGAAGTCGTTGGAAACGAGGTGTCGATTCTATCTGCAGACTATTGGCTCCCTTGCTTTAA